A region of the Deltaproteobacteria bacterium genome:
ACTACCTCCGTTACCTTGTTTTTTTGAATCAATCCTCTTTGCCTTCAACATCAAAGGCGCCAATCACAGATCTCTTAAATGCCGCGTACTCGCCCTTTTCTATGGCCTCACGGGCCCCCTGCATAAGGCGTATATAATAATACAAGTTGTGCACGGTATTCAACATCGAAGAAAGTATTTCGCCCGACATGTATAAATGGCGAAGGTACGCCCTCGAGTAGTTGGAGCACGTATAACAGCCGCAGCCCTCGTCAACGGGGCCCTGGTCGCGCTCATACCGACTGTTCTTTATAACCAATTTCCCTCGACTTGTAAAGAGGGTTCCGTTCCTGGCCATCCGGGTCGGCAGTACGCAGTCGAACATGTCGATACCAGCCTCTATGGCATTTAGCATGTCCTTTGGGGTCCCAACCCCCATAAGATAGCGCGCCGAGCCCACGGGAAGAAGCGGTGCAGTGTGGCGGGCTATATCATACATCGTATCCGTATCCTCGCCAACACTCAATCCGCCGATTGCGTAACCGTCGAAACCGATGTCAATAAGGGCAGCAGCGCTCTCTGCCCTTAAATCCTTATGCATCCCTCCCTGCACTATGCCAAAGAGCGCTAGTTCATGCCTTATCCGCGCCTCTTTACACCGCTTTGCCCAGCGGTGCGTAAGGTCCATTGATTTCTTTACGTACTCTCTCTCTGCCGGATAAGGCGGGCACTCATCGAAGCACATCATTATATCGGAGCCAAGGGCCTCCTGTATCTCCACCGCCTTCTCAGGCGACAGGTGTAAGAGCGCGCCGTCTATGTGAGAGCGGAACTCAACACCCTCTTCGCTTATCTTTCTAAGAGGCGCAAGGCTAAACACCTGGAACCCTCCGCTATCCGTCAGTATAGGCCCCTTCCAGTGCATGAACTTATGGAGCCCGCCCATCTCTCTGATAAGCTCGTGCCCCGGGCGAAGGTAGAGATGATACGTATTCGAGAGTATGATACTTGCGCCAATAGAGGTAAGCTCCTCGGATGTCATTGCCTTTACCGTTGCCTTTGTGCCAACGGGCATGAACACCGGAGTATCGAAACTTCCGTGAAGGGTCGTATACCTTCCAAGCCTCGCGCCGGAAAGGTCTTTTTTAATAAGCTCGAACGAAGGCCGAAAATCACTAGTGCTCATACAATGACCATGCAGTCGCCGTAGCTAAAGAAGCGGTAGCGCTCCTTCAGGGCCCCGGCGTACGCCTTCATTATGAAATCCTTCCCGGCAAAGGCCGCCACCATCATAAGTAAAGTTGACTCTGGAAGGTGAAAGTTCGTTATAAGAGCATCCACTGCCTTGAACTCAAAGCCAGGGAATATTAAAAGCGCGCTCGCGCCGGATAATGCCGGCTCATTACCGGCAAACACCGTCTCGAGTGTTCTTACGACCGTCGAGCCAACTGCCACAACGCGTCGGCCTTCCGTCTTTGCGGCCTTGATTCTGCCGTATGCCTCCGGCGTAACATTATAATACTCTCCGGGAAGGCCTTTGGAAATAGTATCTTCTCTAAACGGAAGAAACGTAAGCGGCCCTGTATGGAGCGTGACGTAAACTGTCTCAACGCCCTTTGCCCGGATTTTACCAAGCATGTCATTTGTGAAATGCAGCGACGCAGTAGGCGCGGCAACAGCGCCCTCTTCTTTGGCAAACACCGTCTGATAGCGCGCCCTGTCCTCCTCCGTATCCTCGCGCCTTATATAAGGAGGAAGCGGCACGCGGCCTATTGAATGAATTGCCGCGTGCACGTCTTCGGACTTAAGCGTAAATGCCCAGAATGCGTCGTCCTCGCGCCTTAGGGCAGTTGCGACAATAGAAGCGCCGTTTGCCTCGAACATGACCCTTGCCCCTGGCTTAAACCCCTTCGATGCCTTTGCCATGCATATCCACGTTTCCTTTGACTTACCCTCTGCCCCGAGTTTTCTTACGAGCAGGAGCTCGGCCTTTCCGCCGCCTTCTTTTTTGCCAAGAAGGCGCGCAGGCATAACACGCGTGTCGTTAAACACAAGCACATCGCCGCTTTTTAGATACTCGAGGATATCTGGAAAATTACGGTGTTCGACAAGGCCGGTCTGGCGATTTAGCGCCATGAGGCGCGAAGAATCCCTGTGCTTTGGCGGGTGCTGCGCTATGAGTTCTTCTGGAAGTTCGAACGAAAAATCCGACAATGAAGGGAACGCGGTATCGGCCATGGCAATTGCAGAGTTCAAGCTCAATAGACCTTCTTTAATCTGGTTCCCGGGTAATAATGGTCGAGTATCTTCTTATAACTGTATCCGGCATCCGCCATGCCCTTTGCGCCCCACTGGCTCATGCCAACGCCGTGGCCGGAGCCCCTGCCCTCGAACACAACGGCGTCGCCGTCAATATCGACCTCGAAGAGCGTGCTCTTTAGCTTCGAATACCCAAGCGCCTTTCTTAAGTCCTCGCCCGAGACGTAGTACGTTCTTCCCCTGTCATCGGTTACCGCAAGGACCTTTGCCCTGTCCGACCTCGTCTCTTCCTCGACCTCGATATCGCTAACCCCTTCTACACTTACGCCTATCTTGTTTAGCGCTGCGGCTATCTCGGTCTTCGACACCTTTAATTCCCATTCGTAATTGGGCGCATCCTCGTCGTACTTGCTTTTAACGGACCTTAAATAATCGTGGCTATCTCCCCAGACATCTCCCGAGTTCTCGGTCCTTCCGCCTGCGCTCGAGTGAAAAAGAGTAAGCGCCGGTCTTCCGTCGTAAAGAAGCACCTGGCCTTCGGTAAGCTTCACAGCCTTGGAAGAAGCGCTGTCTTCCTTGCCCGCGCCCGAATACACCTGGTCCATCACAGTCGAGGCGACGTCGTAGGCAGCGCCTTTTCTCTTTTCCTTCTGATAGAGCACATACGTCCTCGAGACAACGGCCTGGGCCTTGATTGCCTCTATATTCCACTTAGACGATATCTCGTTGTTGATTATGCCGACTACATAGGCCTCGACCGGCACCTCGTTTATGACGATGAGCTTGCCGTTAGTACCCTCTCTAACCTCTATTATGCCGCGGTACGGCCTGCCTTCGACCTTGAGTATGTACTTAACGGGCTTAAATCGTACGGGCAAGGCAGTCTTTTTACCGGCAATCGTAGCCTCGCCACCGGAAAATAGCTCGACAGTTACGCTTTTCCCAAGCTGCGAGTCATCGACTGTAACGGAGACAAGGGAGTCGAGCACAAGCACCCTCACCGGCTCGCCGCCGTGGCTCATTGCCACGCGAGAGCCTGCGGCGCAGCCGTAGAAGACCACAAAGGCTACAGTGAACACCGCAAACGGCAAAACGCGTTTTATCCCAAGCATATCCCTCACGACGCAAAAAACCTCGTAATAAAAAGTATGAACAGCCCAAGCGCCATGGACGCTACGCCAAGGATACGAAGGGTAGAGTCAGGGATATCCTGCACCAGGAGCGCCCACTGCTTCACCTTGGCCGGATATATGAAGTACGGTATGCCCTCTATCACGAGCACGACCCCTATGGCCAGTACAAGAGAATACACCAAGACCTCCGTATGCCTGACATGCGCTGCCAAAGGGCCGATGGCCCCGGCAGGGAAAAATCATACCATATACGGCAAAATTACGAAATAGTATCGAACGGTAAAAATTTTACTCGAAGGTCGCGAGATATGCCGCGAGCGCCTTGAACTCCGCGTCAGTGCCTGCGGAAACAGGCATTGTCATCACGGACTTGAACCTCTTGGGGTTCTTTAGGTACTCGAATACCCAGTCCGGGTTATAGCGCTTCGATGCCCCGACAAGCGACGGGCCGCTAAGCCCGCCTATCTCAGAGCCTTCCTTTATGAGAAGGTGGCAGCCGTAGCAGCCAAACTTCTTCTCGAACACGGCTCTGCCCTGACGCGAGTTCTCGGGCTTAATGGTCCCCCTTGAGACATTCGGGGCCTTAAGGGTCATCAGGTACACTGCAACGGATTTTGCGTCCTCCGCTGAAAGTGACGGATGGTTGCCCGGGTTCTTCTTCTCTAGAGAGTAATAGGCCATGGGCCTTATTGGAAGGGGCTTTGCGAGCCACTTTTCCAAAAACCCCTCCTTATACTTCGACCCAGAGTACCAGAGCTCGGGCCCCTTTGCCTTTACAAGGTCCTCTACAGTCTTTGCGGTATCCGGGCCCTTGGTTATGTGACATGAGGCGCAGCCCTTTGCCTCGAACACGCCGCGGCCGTCTGCATTGGCAGAAACTACGGCCGCAAAGACAAAGATAGCGGCGACTGTAGCAGTTAATATATATTTTTCAAAAGTTATTGCCATACGGGTTTTATACACTTTGAAGCCTTAAAAGTCAAACAAAGACAGCGTCAAACTATCTCGTACTCTTCTCTGTGGAACACGTCAACCGGCTTTACTATGACGGCCTTTTTCGTCCGCCTCTCGATATCCTCGACAACCCCGCCCTTATCGGTTAAGAGCTTGGCGATGACCGGATTGGCGTACACAGTCGCCTTCTTTTTCATGGGCAGCTCACGAAGGAGTTCCCTGTAAATCTCCATCAGCACGGTGTACTTGCCCTTTATAAGACCGTCTCCTTCGCAGTAATAGCACTTCTCGAGAACCGACTGCGTAAGGCTCTCTCTCGTTCTCTTACGCGTCATCTCGACGATGCCAAGCTCGGAGATCTTTAAAATATTCGTCCTGGCCTTATCGGCCTTCAGCGCGTCCCTGAGCTTTCTATACACCTTCTCGCGGTTTGCCGGCTTGACCATGTCTATAAAGTCTATTACGATAATGCCGCCGATGTTTCTAAGCCTAAGCTGCGCAACGACTTCGTCCACTGCCTCGAGGTTCGTTCTTATAATGGTATCCTCGGAACTTCTCTTGCCAACGAACTTTCCGGTGTTAACGTCTATTGCAGTAAGCGCCTCCATCTGGTCTATGACTATATGCCCGCCCGAGGGAAGCCATACTGTCTTACAAAGCGCCTTCTCGAGCTCGACGTCTATGCCGTAGACGTCGAACATCGGCGCATCCCCTTTGAACCTTTCAATCTTACTTCTTATCTCCGGCATGTATTCGGCTGCGAATGCGTCGGCCCTCGCGTACTCCTCGTCAGAATCTATGACAAAGCGCGAGACTTCGGGGGTAAGTATGTCGCGCATGCTTCTAAGCGTAAGGTCGAGTTCTTCGTAAAGGAGCGCCGGGGCCTTTTCGCGCTCGGATTTGCGCGCGATTGTCTCCCAGAGCTTCACAAGGAAGTTCATATCGCCCTGGATTTCGTCCTCGCCCTGGCCCTCGGCAACGGTGCGTATTATGAAGCCGTGCCCGGGTTTACGAAGCCTCGCAACTATGCCTCTTAGCCTTCGCCTTTCCTTTTCGTCGTCAAGGCGCCTTGATATGCCTATCTTGCCATACGATGGCATGAACACGAGGTAGCGTCCGGGAATGCTCACGTAAGAAGTAACGCGCGCGCCCTTGGTGCCGATAGGCTCCTTCTCGACCTGCACGAGAAGTTCCTCGCCCTCTTTTATCATGTCCTGGATCTTGTGGCTGTGGTGGTGCTGCTGCCTTCCGTGCTCGCTTTTCTTCTCGTCCTCATCGCCGTCGTCATCGGCCTGGCTGTCTAATTCCCTGGACTTCTCCATAACGTCGGCTACGTGGAGAAATACCGTTCTCTCGAGCCCTGCCTCGAGAAAGGCCGCCTCCATGCCCGGCAGCACGCGAGCCACCTTGCCCTTGTAGATATTGCCGGTAATGCCCTTATCGATATTACGCTCGATATGGTACTCGACAAGGCGGTTATCCTCGACAACCGCAAGCCGCTTCTCGAAAGGGTTCAAGTCCAGATATATTTCTTTTTTGATACTTCTGTCGGACACTTCCAAAGGCTCCCCGCGGCCAGGACGGCGCGCGCTCTCAGAGGGCGCAAAATACGCGCCTCGTCTTTCGCCGCAGCCTCAAAGGCCTGCTTAAAATACAGTTCTTGTTTTTCTGACGGGGATAAGGGATGCTTCTTTTGGAGTGATAGAGAGAACGTGCGCGAGCGCTTCATGCGGTTTAATGCCGGCTGTTTCGCGCTTAATCAAGCCGAAACCCAGTACGCCTCCCTCGAAATACACGTCTTCGAGTAGCGGCAACATGTCCACCGTCATTACCATGCCTTTTCTTTCAACCCTCGCTGCAAGCTCTGTGCCTCTCTTTTCCTTAAAAGCCCTTAAAAACCCGTCAACCCTGTCTAAATCTATAAAAAGCCCGAAAGGGGCTTTGCCTAAATCTACTGTAAAATCCTGCTTTTTAATGATAGCAGAGAGCGGCGGCAGTTGCAAGCCTATAATTTCAGAAGACAAAATCTTTATGCCTTCGGGCAGTGCTTCGTTCACCCTGAGTTTAAAAGATTCTTCGTCAAAATCGATCGAGGAAATAAGCTCCATATCAACGTACTCATCATCGCTCTCAACACCTACGGAGAGAGGTGTTGCGAAAGAAACCCTCGGGTGCGGATGAAAGCCCTTTGAATAGGCAAGAGGCGCGTCGATACGCCTTAGCGCCCTTAGAAACACGTTCATCATCTCGAGATGGCTTATCAAGCGGACATCTCCGGTCTTTGAGAACCGAAGCCTTACTCTCGTATTGGGCGCGTCCTTTGGCAATGCATGCTTCCCGCCCAATGCCTCTTCGCTTGCAGATATGGAAGCCGTAACGTTCTTTATCACTCTAAAGTCGCACACGCCGCAGTCAGAGCACCTTCCCACCTTGCAATCGGGCGTTGCCGCGGCGCTAAAGGCAGACTCGCATTCCTCTATAAGAAATTTTTTATCTATCCCTGACTTAAGATGGTCCCACGGAAGCACCTCATCCAGCGACCGTTTCCGCGTTGTATAGAAGTCGGCGTCGACATGGGCCTTGGCCATTGCATCCTTCCAGAGCTGCCAGTTGAACTCTTCAGTCCACCCGTCGAACCGCGCGCCTTTCTTGAATGCCAGGAGCACGAGCTTGGAGAGCCTTCTATCGCCTCTTGCGAACACGCCTTCGAGAATGCTCATCTCCGGTGCGTGCCACTTGAAACCGAGCTTATTTCTCTTTGCGCCCTCGCGAAGAAAATTAAGCATCTCCTTTGAATACTCAAGTGTAGCCTGCGGCTCCCACTGAAACGGGGTAAAGGGCTTTGGCACAAAGGCAGCGGCGCTGACATTCACATCCGGCAATTTTTTAAGAAACGCCCTGCCCTCCTCCATCGTCTTTCTCGAAAGCGTTATGATTGCCTCTACGTCCTTTTTGGTCTCCGTGGGCATGCCTATCATGAAGTATAGCTTAAGAGATCTCCATCCAAGCGAGAATATGTCGCGAGCCCCGGCTATAAGCGCGCTCTCCTCTATGCCCTTGTTAATGACGCTTCTTAGCCGCTCCGTGCCTGCCTCAGGCGCAAGTGTAAAGCCCGTCTTTCTTACCTTTTTTATTTCTGCCGCAAGCCTCGCATCCAGCGTGCCAACGCGCATGGACGGAAGGCTAACTGATATGCGGCTGCCTTCGAAGTTTCGCATAAGACAGCCAAGAAGCTCGTTTACTCTCGTATAATCGCCGGTAGAGAGCGAGAGAAGCGATGCCTCCTCGTAACCTGTCTTTTTAAGCGCCCTCTCTACGTAAGCAGTTATTTTTTCGATATCTCTTTCCCTCGCAGGCCTGTAGATCATGCCTGCCTGGCAAAAGCGGCACCCCCTGGTGCATCCCCTTGCTATCTCTACAGAGAGCCTATCGTGCACAGCCTGGACAAACGGCACGACCGGGGCCTCAGGGAAGGGAAGCTTATTTAAATCAGGCTCTACGCGGCGCGAAACCTCCTTATAGTCATCGTAAACAGGGGTAACAGAGCGTATGGTCGAATCGCTGTTATACTCGACCGTAAAAAACGACGGCACGTACACGCCCTTTATCGATGTCAAACGCCGAAGGGTTTCCTTTCTTCCAAGCTTCTGCTTTTTAGATTCGATAAGCGCCGTGCATATCTCCGGCACGGCAAGCTCGCCGTCGCCAATCAAAAAGCAATCGAAGAACTCCGCAACAGGCTCAGGGTTGAATGCCCCCGGGCCGCCGCCTATTACTATCGGGTCTTTATCGCTTCTCTCGGATGAAAAAAGCGGCACGCCTCCAAGCTCAAGCATATTTAGCACGTTCGTGTACGAGAGCTCGTACTGAAGAGAGATGCCAAGCACGTCGAGGCTGTTTAAGGCAATCTTGTTTTCAAGGGTAGTGAGCGCGAGGCCCCTCTCCCTTAATAGCGCCTCCGCGTCCTTCCACGGCGAGAACACGCGCTCGCAGGCAACGTCTGGCATGGCGTTCATCACGTTATAAAGTATCTGCATGCCAAGGTGGCTCATCCCGACCTCGTATGCGTCCGGGAAAGCGAGGCCGAAGGTAAGCGAGACCTTCGAGATGTCCTTTTTAACGGAATTTATCTCGGCGCCCGAGTACTTGGCGGGCTTGGATAAAAGCGTAAGGTATGTTGAATCAAGTTTGCCGGTCAAAACCAAATACTCCTAACACACGCCGCAGCGCGAGCAGCTTCCGACCTCGCATGGCTCTGTGGTTTTCTCATCGATAGAGCGCGTGTACTCGTTATAAAGATATTCCTTTGATATGCCCTGGTCTATTATATCGAAGGCAAAGACCTCGTCCTTTTGCCTCTCTCTCCATACAGAAGGTTCCACCTTTGGCATGGCCCTTGAAAACGCCGGCTTCCACCCTGACCTCGAAGCCTCGAGCACTGCCTTCGAGGCCCTTCTGTCTGCCATGGCAAGGTATGCCTGCGTAAAGGCCGCTCTCACAGGATGCGTCTTTACCTCAACTCTGCCCCTTAAGTGAGCGAGCCCGTCCTCTATGATTTTATAGCGCCGCTCTATGACGTCCTCTGACTCGAACCTGTGCCATTGAAACGGCGTGAAGGGCTTTGGCACGAACGCGCCGACACTTAGCGCAATGCTTCCCTTGAATGCAGCCGCAAGGTTCTGCGTAACCCCGACTATGGAGGAAACGTCCTCATCGGTCTCTGTCGGTAGCCCGACCATGAAGTAGAGCTTCAATTTGGAAAATCCCCTTGAAGCTGCCATTGAGGCGGCAGTAAGCAGCTGCTTATCGGTGATACATTTATTTATAACGCGCCTTAACCTGTCGGAGGCAGCCTCAGGAGCAATGGTAAGAGTCCTGTACCCTGACTTTCCGAGAAGCTCGAGGAACTCATCATCTAACATATCGGCCCTTAGAGACGAAAGCGTCATCGTAAGCCCCTTTGACGCGCCGTGGCGAAGGACTTCCTTTATGCCCGTATACTCGGACACGGCAGCGCCGACAAGCCCGATTTTCGTAGTTGTCTTTGAAGCCTCATCGATTGCCTTTATAACTGCCTCGAGGCTCCGCTCTCTTGGCGGAAGGTAGACAAACCCGGCTGCGCAGAAACGGCACCCCCTCTGGCACCCTCGCTCTACTTCTATTAGAGCTGTATCGGAGAACTCGGTATCTGGTGTAAAAACGATGGTAGACGGCACGATGTCGAGAGAATCTCCTGAGGCCCGCACCCGCCTTACAGGAAGCGGCGCGCCGTCTGCCGGCTCGATAGACTTAACGCGTACTCCGTCGTAGGTGACATTATATAAGGACGGCACGTAGATGCCCTCTGTCTTCGAGAGCGCCTTTAGCGCATCCTTCTTTGTCGCGCCTCCGTATATAACCTCGGATAACTTCCCGACAAGGCTATCCATAACGCCTTCGGCCTCGCCTATGAAAAAAAAGTCCATAAAGTCTGCTATAGGCTCGGGGTTTAGCGTCACGGCGCACCCTCCTGCCATTATAAGAGGTCCCCTGCCTTCCCTGTCCTTTGAGAACACGGGAATGGAGGCAAGAGAAAGGATGCGGGGAATGTTTATGTAATCGTCCTCAAAGGATACAGAAAAGGCTATTACGTCGAAATCCTTTAACGGCGTGGATGTCTCGAATGACTCGATGTACTTTGCCTTTGCGCGAAGCTCTGCCATGTCTGCCTTATCCGGCAAAAATACGCGCTCGGCAAGGCGGTCCTTGCCTGCGTTTAGAAGGCCGTAGAGGGACTGGAACCCGAGGTTACTCATGCCGACCGAATAGGTGTTCGG
Encoded here:
- the tgt gene encoding tRNA guanosine(34) transglycosylase Tgt encodes the protein MSTSDFRPSFELIKKDLSGARLGRYTTLHGSFDTPVFMPVGTKATVKAMTSEELTSIGASIILSNTYHLYLRPGHELIREMGGLHKFMHWKGPILTDSGGFQVFSLAPLRKISEEGVEFRSHIDGALLHLSPEKAVEIQEALGSDIMMCFDECPPYPAEREYVKKSMDLTHRWAKRCKEARIRHELALFGIVQGGMHKDLRAESAAALIDIGFDGYAIGGLSVGEDTDTMYDIARHTAPLLPVGSARYLMGVGTPKDMLNAIEAGIDMFDCVLPTRMARNGTLFTSRGKLVIKNSRYERDQGPVDEGCGCYTCSNYSRAYLRHLYMSGEILSSMLNTVHNLYYYIRLMQGAREAIEKGEYAAFKRSVIGAFDVEGKED
- the queA gene encoding tRNA preQ1(34) S-adenosylmethionine ribosyltransferase-isomerase QueA translates to MADTAFPSLSDFSFELPEELIAQHPPKHRDSSRLMALNRQTGLVEHRNFPDILEYLKSGDVLVFNDTRVMPARLLGKKEGGGKAELLLVRKLGAEGKSKETWICMAKASKGFKPGARVMFEANGASIVATALRREDDAFWAFTLKSEDVHAAIHSIGRVPLPPYIRREDTEEDRARYQTVFAKEEGAVAAPTASLHFTNDMLGKIRAKGVETVYVTLHTGPLTFLPFREDTISKGLPGEYYNVTPEAYGRIKAAKTEGRRVVAVGSTVVRTLETVFAGNEPALSGASALLIFPGFEFKAVDALITNFHLPESTLLMMVAAFAGKDFIMKAYAGALKERYRFFSYGDCMVIV
- a CDS encoding SpoIID/LytB domain-containing protein, producing MLGIKRVLPFAVFTVAFVVFYGCAAGSRVAMSHGGEPVRVLVLDSLVSVTVDDSQLGKSVTVELFSGGEATIAGKKTALPVRFKPVKYILKVEGRPYRGIIEVREGTNGKLIVINEVPVEAYVVGIINNEISSKWNIEAIKAQAVVSRTYVLYQKEKRKGAAYDVASTVMDQVYSGAGKEDSASSKAVKLTEGQVLLYDGRPALTLFHSSAGGRTENSGDVWGDSHDYLRSVKSKYDEDAPNYEWELKVSKTEIAAALNKIGVSVEGVSDIEVEEETRSDRAKVLAVTDDRGRTYYVSGEDLRKALGYSKLKSTLFEVDIDGDAVVFEGRGSGHGVGMSQWGAKGMADAGYSYKKILDHYYPGTRLKKVY
- a CDS encoding DUF2065 domain-containing protein; the protein is MYSLVLAIGVVLVIEGIPYFIYPAKVKQWALLVQDIPDSTLRILGVASMALGLFILFITRFFAS
- a CDS encoding cytochrome c, producing MAITFEKYILTATVAAIFVFAAVVSANADGRGVFEAKGCASCHITKGPDTAKTVEDLVKAKGPELWYSGSKYKEGFLEKWLAKPLPIRPMAYYSLEKKNPGNHPSLSAEDAKSVAVYLMTLKAPNVSRGTIKPENSRQGRAVFEKKFGCYGCHLLIKEGSEIGGLSGPSLVGASKRYNPDWVFEYLKNPKRFKSVMTMPVSAGTDAEFKALAAYLATFE
- a CDS encoding Rne/Rng family ribonuclease; protein product: MSDRSIKKEIYLDLNPFEKRLAVVEDNRLVEYHIERNIDKGITGNIYKGKVARVLPGMEAAFLEAGLERTVFLHVADVMEKSRELDSQADDDGDEDEKKSEHGRQQHHHSHKIQDMIKEGEELLVQVEKEPIGTKGARVTSYVSIPGRYLVFMPSYGKIGISRRLDDEKERRRLRGIVARLRKPGHGFIIRTVAEGQGEDEIQGDMNFLVKLWETIARKSEREKAPALLYEELDLTLRSMRDILTPEVSRFVIDSDEEYARADAFAAEYMPEIRSKIERFKGDAPMFDVYGIDVELEKALCKTVWLPSGGHIVIDQMEALTAIDVNTGKFVGKRSSEDTIIRTNLEAVDEVVAQLRLRNIGGIIVIDFIDMVKPANREKVYRKLRDALKADKARTNILKISELGIVEMTRKRTRESLTQSVLEKCYYCEGDGLIKGKYTVLMEIYRELLRELPMKKKATVYANPVIAKLLTDKGGVVEDIERRTKKAVIVKPVDVFHREEYEIV
- a CDS encoding TIGR03960 family B12-binding radical SAM protein, with the protein product MTGKLDSTYLTLLSKPAKYSGAEINSVKKDISKVSLTFGLAFPDAYEVGMSHLGMQILYNVMNAMPDVACERVFSPWKDAEALLRERGLALTTLENKIALNSLDVLGISLQYELSYTNVLNMLELGGVPLFSSERSDKDPIVIGGGPGAFNPEPVAEFFDCFLIGDGELAVPEICTALIESKKQKLGRKETLRRLTSIKGVYVPSFFTVEYNSDSTIRSVTPVYDDYKEVSRRVEPDLNKLPFPEAPVVPFVQAVHDRLSVEIARGCTRGCRFCQAGMIYRPARERDIEKITAYVERALKKTGYEEASLLSLSTGDYTRVNELLGCLMRNFEGSRISVSLPSMRVGTLDARLAAEIKKVRKTGFTLAPEAGTERLRSVINKGIEESALIAGARDIFSLGWRSLKLYFMIGMPTETKKDVEAIITLSRKTMEEGRAFLKKLPDVNVSAAAFVPKPFTPFQWEPQATLEYSKEMLNFLREGAKRNKLGFKWHAPEMSILEGVFARGDRRLSKLVLLAFKKGARFDGWTEEFNWQLWKDAMAKAHVDADFYTTRKRSLDEVLPWDHLKSGIDKKFLIEECESAFSAAATPDCKVGRCSDCGVCDFRVIKNVTASISASEEALGGKHALPKDAPNTRVRLRFSKTGDVRLISHLEMMNVFLRALRRIDAPLAYSKGFHPHPRVSFATPLSVGVESDDEYVDMELISSIDFDEESFKLRVNEALPEGIKILSSEIIGLQLPPLSAIIKKQDFTVDLGKAPFGLFIDLDRVDGFLRAFKEKRGTELAARVERKGMVMTVDMLPLLEDVYFEGGVLGFGLIKRETAGIKPHEALAHVLSITPKEASLIPVRKTRTVF
- a CDS encoding radical SAM protein, whose amino-acid sequence is MEDTAIARPFLKSTAERLSRERGHTVSDPGGRLRVCLVYPNTYSVGMSNLGFQSLYGLLNAGKDRLAERVFLPDKADMAELRAKAKYIESFETSTPLKDFDVIAFSVSFEDDYINIPRILSLASIPVFSKDREGRGPLIMAGGCAVTLNPEPIADFMDFFFIGEAEGVMDSLVGKLSEVIYGGATKKDALKALSKTEGIYVPSLYNVTYDGVRVKSIEPADGAPLPVRRVRASGDSLDIVPSTIVFTPDTEFSDTALIEVERGCQRGCRFCAAGFVYLPPRERSLEAVIKAIDEASKTTTKIGLVGAAVSEYTGIKEVLRHGASKGLTMTLSSLRADMLDDEFLELLGKSGYRTLTIAPEAASDRLRRVINKCITDKQLLTAASMAASRGFSKLKLYFMVGLPTETDEDVSSIVGVTQNLAAAFKGSIALSVGAFVPKPFTPFQWHRFESEDVIERRYKIIEDGLAHLRGRVEVKTHPVRAAFTQAYLAMADRRASKAVLEASRSGWKPAFSRAMPKVEPSVWRERQKDEVFAFDIIDQGISKEYLYNEYTRSIDEKTTEPCEVGSCSRCGVC